In Felis catus isolate Fca126 chromosome A2, F.catus_Fca126_mat1.0, whole genome shotgun sequence, the following proteins share a genomic window:
- the MISP gene encoding mitotic interactor and substrate of PLK1, whose product MDRVTRYPIFGIPHSPRVGGLGLEEGTGHTFELVDVGPAASGWDQNKPRALPADREAGPNAAGPKASRSPCALLDRPAPWRLGREGDDKEEAKACRRHPRDAQPTRPRSLEREHQAVIQGQALRKGSTAATLQGRPAHGDPGSPGQAQSGPPEEHAVDREQINFLAARRQFLSLEQAGAAAAQNLPARAAPACAPPAVGQASTASGGLPPASGCAVPPKPQGRDAVSGEKGGAGGLPAAPGARAVGGRGSRSRVGSPEPPGETPIEREIRRAQEREADLRKQRGLRQAASQQEMVEIPTRPLLTKVGLASAPRRDRGRPSLYVQRDLVQETQREEDHRREGLKLGEPSTPAGAALGPQPGLRKALSSDSILGLAREDGPACPAPAVRKEDRGIPADALQPHLRPGSPRLACPALHASGRPGGLSAAEAEAVGSPQATGSPWRLSESSGKPAGAKPQCPKPREGPPPAKRGVIRQEHFCLRPLRFRVPDGPLQAAAPRVPGWEGAGILASTLQRSQSSELLEKEVESVLQREREVAEERRQALFPEVFSPPPNADATDDDEPDGSRSSSAASGVTGSYSVSESHFFTPIHLSGVAGAPTQKKRKEPRYASLSASDHINSEVLEATRVTRHTNAKARCWEARIYANADEGKG is encoded by the exons ATGGACCGAGTGACCAGATACCCCATCTTCGGCATCCCTCACTCGCCCCGTGTGGGTGGCCTGGGCCTGGAGGAGGGCACCGGCCACACGTTTGAGCTGGTGGACGTGGGGCCTGCGGCCAGCGGCTGGGACCAGAACAAGCCACGGGCCCTGCCTGCTGACCGAGAGGCCGGGCCGAATGCAGCCGGGCCGAAGGCGTCCCGGAGCCCATGTGCCCTCCTGGACCGGCCAGCCCCGTGGAGGCTCGGCCGGGAGGGTGACGACAAAGAGGAGGCGAAGGCCTGCCGTCGGCACCCGAGGGACGCCCAGCCCACGCGGCCACGGAGCCTGGAACGGGAGCACCAGGCAGTCATCCAGGGCCAGGCACTCAGGAAGGGCAGCACGGCGGCCACGCTCCAGGGCAGGCCTGCCCACGGGGACCCCGGGAGCCCCGGCCAGGCTCAGTCTGGGCCCCCGGAGGAGCACGCGGTCGACAGGGAGCAGATCAACTTCCTGGCGGCCAGACGGCAGTTCTTGAGTCTGGAGCAGGCCGGTGCAGCGGCCGCCCAGAACCTTCCAGCTAGGGCGGCCCCTGCGTGCGCCCCGCCTGCCGTGGGTCAGGCCTCCACGGCCTCGGGCGGGCTGCCCCCGGCCAGCGGGTGTGCCGTCCCCCCGAAGCCCCAGGGGAGGGACGCGGTCTCGGGAGAGAAGGGGGGCGCCGGCGGCCTCCCCGCTGCCCCTGGTGCCCGGGCTGTGGGCGGCCGTGGCTCCCGGTCCCGAGTGGGGTCCCCGGAGCCCCCCGGGGAGACGCCCATCGAGCGGGAGATCCGGCGGGCCCAGGAGCGGGAGGCAGACCTGCGAAAGCAGAGAGGCCTACGGCAGGCGGCCAGCCAGCAGGAGATGGTAGAGATACCCACCAGGCCACTGCTGACCAAGGTCGGCCTGGCCTCGGCCCCGCGGCGGGACAGGGGGCGCCCGTCACTCTACGTGCAGCGGGATTTGGTGCAGGAGACCCAGCGGGAGGAGGACCACCGGCGGGAGGGCCTGAAGCTGGGCGAGCCGTCCACGCCTGCCGGGGCGGCCCTGGGTCCCCAGCCGGGACTCAGGAAAGCCCTCAGCTCAGACTCCATCCTCGGCCTGGCCCGGGAAGACGGGCCGGCCTGCCCTGCTCCCGCGGTGAGGAAGGAGGACCGCGGCATCCCGGCCGACGCCCTCCAGCCGCACCTGCGCCCCGGGAGCCCCCGGCTGGCGTGCCCAGCCCTCCACGCGTCCGGCAGGCCTGGGGGTCTCTCTGCGGCCGAGGCCGAGGCTGTGGGCTCTCCACAGGCCACAGGCTCTCCGTGGCGTCTCTCGGAATCCTCTGGAAAACCGGCAGGCGCAAAGCCGCAGTGCCCCAAGCCCCGCGAGGGGCCCCCGCCGGCCAAGAGAGGGGTCATCCGACAGGAGCATTTCTGCCTGCGGCCCCTGCGGTTCAGGGTCCCAGACGGGCCCCTGCAGGCCGCGGCCCCCCGCGTCCCAGGCTGGGAGGGCGCGGGGATCCTGGCGTCGACGCTGCAGAGGTCCCAGTCGTCCGAACTGctggagaaggaggtggagagCGTCCTGCAGCGCGAGCGGGAGGTGGCCGAGGAGCGGAGGCAGGCCCTCTTTCCTGAGGTCTTCTCCCCGCCGCCCAATGCCGACGCCACCGACGACGACGAGCCCGACGGCTCCAGGAGCTCCTCCGCGGCTTCcg GCGTCACGGGCAGCTACTCCGTGTCTGAGTCCCACTTCTTCACCCCCATCCACCTGTCAGGCGTGGCGGGTGCTCCCAcgcagaagaaaaggaaggagccGCGG TATGCCAGCCTCAGCGCCTCCGACCACATCAACTCAGAG GTCCTTGAGGCCACACGGGTCACCCGCCACACCAATGCCAAGGCCAGGTGCTGGGAAGCCCGTATCTACGCCAACGCCGACGAGGGCAAGGGCTGA